A genomic window from Ruminiclostridium cellulolyticum H10 includes:
- a CDS encoding anti-sigma factor domain-containing protein, translated as MGNNTGTILEIKGNKAIVMTNTCDFIAITRMPEMFVGQQVDLNNSAIKSKSNPLKYFAIAGMFVLILCSVLIYQLVKPSAVFAYVDVDINPSLELLIDKKANVIEVKTLNSDADALVKDIRLVNKSLTNAVKIIIKESQNKGFIRPDTKNAVLISASINPGKSISSAVSSEKILDVIVSDLQKTDFSIGAVSIKAEVVKVDPIERSEAVKNNISMGRYKLFEEITESDENIDIEKAKTEGLSKIIEEYETKEQEKTIASVDKDNSYKPVQDNKEILDKPKNSTTKDNPKVADNKKPENNNSQKYSNGNSNSSKSSAVKPNKAEDQFKASRSNSENNSSNNRDQSKNTNKKSSDEKKTLDQGSKPITTDDGTKSLNNKNNNKNNDEKPKNHPAKENKQENGNNNQQKSKEKNKK; from the coding sequence ATGGGAAATAATACCGGAACAATCCTTGAAATCAAAGGCAATAAAGCTATTGTAATGACAAATACATGTGATTTTATAGCCATAACCAGAATGCCTGAAATGTTTGTAGGACAGCAGGTTGATTTAAATAACTCGGCAATCAAAAGCAAATCTAATCCGCTGAAGTATTTTGCTATTGCGGGAATGTTTGTTTTAATCCTTTGTTCTGTTTTAATTTACCAGTTGGTAAAACCATCTGCAGTTTTTGCATATGTAGACGTTGATATTAACCCAAGCCTTGAATTATTAATAGATAAAAAAGCCAATGTCATTGAGGTTAAAACACTTAATAGTGATGCGGACGCTCTTGTTAAAGATATAAGGCTTGTAAACAAGTCCTTGACCAATGCTGTAAAGATTATAATAAAAGAATCACAAAATAAAGGATTTATACGTCCCGATACGAAAAATGCAGTTTTGATTTCAGCTTCAATTAATCCGGGTAAATCGATCAGTTCTGCTGTATCCAGTGAAAAAATACTGGATGTTATTGTTTCGGATCTTCAAAAAACAGATTTCAGCATTGGGGCTGTATCTATAAAGGCAGAAGTAGTAAAAGTTGACCCGATCGAAAGGTCCGAGGCTGTTAAAAATAATATTTCAATGGGGCGTTATAAGCTGTTTGAAGAAATAACTGAATCAGATGAAAATATAGATATAGAAAAAGCTAAAACCGAAGGTCTTTCCAAAATAATTGAAGAATATGAAACCAAAGAACAGGAAAAAACAATTGCTAGTGTAGATAAAGACAATAGTTATAAACCTGTTCAGGATAATAAAGAAATCCTTGACAAACCCAAAAATAGCACTACCAAAGATAATCCTAAAGTTGCGGATAATAAGAAGCCTGAAAATAACAACTCACAAAAATATAGTAATGGGAATTCCAACAGCTCAAAAAGTTCTGCTGTGAAACCGAATAAAGCAGAAGACCAATTTAAGGCTTCACGTTCCAACAGTGAAAATAATTCTTCAAATAATCGTGATCAAAGCAAAAATACTAACAAAAAAAGCTCTGATGAAAAGAAAACTCTTGATCAGGGCTCAAAACCTATTACTACGGACGATGGTACTAAATCTCTCAATAATAAAAACAATAATAAAAATAATGATGAAAAACCAAAAAACCATCCCGCTAAAGAAAATAAACAAGAAAATGGTAATAACAATCAACAAAAATCAAAAGAGAAGAACAAAAAGTAG
- a CDS encoding class I SAM-dependent methyltransferase: MCILKNSLYQSHEIVSRVVCNGDIVVDATAGNGHDTAFLAKLVGAGGLVYSFDIQESALNTTRNKLEAENLLNRVNLIHDGHQNMMKYVNKPIKAAMFNLGYLPGGDHNIGTRGGTTIEAIKSAMELVVPHGIISIVVYYGGDSGFDEKNEVINYIKTIDCKKFSVMQTEFVNQINCPPIFVCMEKNA; encoded by the coding sequence ATGTGTATTTTAAAAAATTCATTATATCAATCCCATGAAATAGTCTCCCGTGTAGTCTGCAACGGGGACATAGTAGTTGATGCAACTGCCGGAAACGGACATGATACAGCGTTTCTTGCAAAACTTGTTGGGGCAGGAGGACTGGTTTATTCATTTGACATTCAGGAGTCGGCACTAAACACCACTAGAAACAAATTGGAAGCAGAAAATCTTCTGAACAGGGTTAACCTTATTCATGACGGGCATCAGAATATGATGAAATATGTAAATAAGCCTATAAAGGCGGCTATGTTCAACCTCGGATACCTTCCGGGAGGAGATCACAACATAGGAACCAGGGGAGGAACCACCATTGAGGCCATAAAAAGTGCAATGGAGCTGGTAGTTCCTCACGGTATAATCAGCATAGTTGTATACTATGGAGGAGACAGCGGGTTCGATGAAAAGAATGAAGTTATTAATTATATAAAAACAATAGACTGTAAGAAATTCAGTGTAATGCAAACTGAATTTGTGAACCAAATTAATTGTCCGCCAATATTTGTATGTATGGAAAAAAATGCGTAA
- a CDS encoding DUF5362 domain-containing protein — translation MDQYNEPDNALQDNPPSAATNTAVLNNNTYHHARPDYQFQQQQIPQPGLHNSIINSLSGWMKFLGIYTIVVGALTCLGIITAAIGIPLIFSGISLTKASKAIKEYIGFNSPNVLYNVFFYLNKYFKIQGILVIVALALSVLYIIIILVVLVLGAYNFMYNY, via the coding sequence ATGGATCAATACAATGAACCGGATAATGCTTTACAGGATAATCCCCCATCAGCAGCAACAAACACAGCAGTTTTAAACAATAATACCTATCACCATGCCCGACCTGACTACCAGTTTCAGCAACAGCAGATACCTCAACCGGGTCTACATAATTCCATTATCAACAGTCTATCCGGCTGGATGAAATTTTTAGGAATTTATACTATTGTAGTCGGGGCTTTAACCTGCTTGGGTATTATTACCGCTGCAATAGGTATACCTCTTATTTTTTCAGGTATTTCTCTGACTAAAGCATCAAAGGCTATCAAGGAATATATTGGATTCAATAGCCCTAATGTACTGTATAATGTATTTTTTTACTTGAATAAGTATTTTAAAATCCAAGGTATACTGGTAATCGTCGCTCTTGCACTATCGGTTCTGTATATTATAATTATACTGGTTGTTCTTGTACTTGGTGCTTACAATTTTATGTACAATTATTAA
- a CDS encoding pseudouridine synthase, which translates to MLGIRLQKFIAHAGVASRRTAEEMIKQGRVAVNNTVVQDMGFTVSNDDFVTVDGKPVKIEEEKVYIMLHKPVGYVSTSQDQFGRPTVVDLVKDAGKRLYPVGRLDYDTSGLILLTNDGDFTYRLTHPKHEINKVYEAVISGFPEKNEIKSFESGLKIENYQTSPAEFVVLEKQGINTLVRITIHEGKNRQVRKMCEAIGHKVLTLKRIQIGPIALDNLPVGKWRHLSLRELKMLY; encoded by the coding sequence ATGTTGGGAATCAGATTGCAGAAATTTATAGCACATGCGGGAGTTGCCTCAAGAAGAACAGCCGAAGAAATGATAAAACAGGGCAGGGTAGCGGTAAATAATACTGTTGTGCAGGACATGGGGTTCACTGTTTCAAATGATGATTTTGTAACAGTAGATGGAAAGCCTGTTAAAATTGAAGAGGAAAAAGTTTATATAATGCTGCACAAGCCTGTGGGTTATGTTTCTACTAGCCAAGACCAGTTCGGAAGACCGACGGTTGTTGATCTGGTTAAGGATGCGGGAAAAAGACTGTATCCCGTTGGACGTCTGGACTATGACACGTCAGGGCTTATTCTACTCACAAATGACGGTGATTTTACTTACCGCCTTACACACCCAAAGCATGAAATAAATAAGGTTTACGAAGCCGTAATTTCGGGTTTTCCTGAAAAGAATGAAATTAAGAGTTTTGAGTCTGGGTTAAAAATAGAGAATTATCAAACTTCTCCAGCAGAATTTGTGGTTTTAGAGAAACAGGGAATTAATACCCTTGTACGCATTACCATCCATGAAGGCAAGAACAGACAGGTGAGAAAGATGTGCGAAGCCATAGGCCACAAGGTTCTGACATTAAAGCGAATTCAAATAGGGCCTATAGCTCTTGATAACCTTCCAGTGGGAAAGTGGAGACATCTCTCTTTAAGAGAACTAAAAATGCTTTATTAA
- the ytfJ gene encoding GerW family sporulation protein: MSSHPIEGLMTTAMQSIKEMVDVNTIVGDAVQAPDGTVIIPISKVSFGFAAGGGDYGEDSDSNNSREDKSDGKFPFAGGSGAGVSINPVAFMVCGQNHVKLLPVNVNSSVEKILDMVPELVQKANEMINEKMSKSKSDNCKQKKEENEKGKE, translated from the coding sequence GTGTCAAGTCATCCAATAGAAGGTCTCATGACTACAGCAATGCAAAGTATCAAGGAAATGGTTGATGTTAACACAATAGTTGGCGATGCAGTTCAGGCACCTGACGGAACTGTAATTATACCTATATCAAAAGTTAGTTTTGGGTTTGCAGCAGGCGGAGGGGACTATGGTGAAGATTCTGATTCCAATAATTCCCGTGAGGATAAAAGTGACGGTAAATTTCCTTTTGCCGGAGGTAGTGGGGCAGGAGTATCCATAAATCCTGTAGCATTCATGGTTTGTGGACAGAATCATGTTAAATTGCTCCCTGTAAACGTAAATTCTTCAGTTGAAAAAATTCTGGATATGGTTCCGGAGCTCGTTCAAAAAGCAAATGAAATGATAAACGAAAAAATGTCCAAATCCAAAAGCGATAACTGCAAACAAAAAAAAGAAGAGAATGAAAAGGGTAAAGAATAA
- a CDS encoding DUF2953 domain-containing protein: MVIFLIVVIIICIVITTILNIRMTLGFTAKLQNKDCSVFITIYSFRNKVIKNLMIYPVPKKNKKPKRKTVNGKRDLKQLRRSLQILRRLFRRSLIIKDFKLHVQQGTGDAFNTAVLYGFIWSAIGMIENLIFTQYKIKNKEIKVDADFNGKYIKINLDCIFSLKIVNIITVGKVIAILYLKNRKGGGAGVKSSNRRSHDYSNAKYQGNG, encoded by the coding sequence TTGGTTATTTTTTTAATAGTTGTTATTATAATTTGTATAGTCATAACAACGATTTTGAATATAAGAATGACACTGGGTTTTACAGCAAAACTACAAAACAAGGATTGTTCAGTTTTTATTACCATTTATTCGTTCAGAAATAAAGTAATTAAAAACTTAATGATATATCCTGTTCCCAAAAAAAATAAAAAACCAAAGAGAAAAACCGTAAATGGTAAAAGGGACTTGAAACAACTAAGAAGAAGCTTGCAGATACTAAGGAGATTATTCCGACGATCCCTGATAATAAAAGATTTCAAGCTTCATGTTCAGCAAGGAACAGGAGATGCTTTTAATACCGCTGTTTTATATGGTTTTATCTGGAGTGCCATAGGTATGATAGAAAATCTGATTTTTACGCAATATAAGATTAAGAATAAAGAAATAAAGGTTGATGCCGATTTTAATGGTAAATATATTAAAATAAACTTGGACTGCATATTTAGCCTAAAAATTGTAAATATTATTACTGTTGGAAAAGTAATTGCCATACTGTACTTAAAAAATAGAAAGGGCGGTGGTGCTGGTGTCAAGTCATCCAATAGAAGGTCTCATGACTACAGCAATGCAAAGTATCAAGGAAATGGTTGA
- the scpB gene encoding SMC-Scp complex subunit ScpB: MEISTIECVIESLIFSYGDPLPLDKICEILELDKKTARSILKNMMDSYNNSNRGIIIREINEKYQMCSKPEYFDYVSKLYQIRQKQALSQAAYEVLAIIAYNQPITRAKIEQIRGVNSDSAVTRLTERNLIKEAGKLDVPGRPRLYETTDEFLRCFGFKSIRDLPLLDIDDLNELNLQELVEEFDEEGNK, from the coding sequence ATGGAAATCAGTACTATTGAGTGCGTAATTGAAAGCCTTATTTTTTCATACGGTGATCCCTTACCACTAGATAAAATATGTGAAATACTTGAGTTGGATAAAAAGACTGCAAGAAGTATATTAAAAAATATGATGGATTCTTATAACAATTCAAACAGAGGTATTATTATAAGGGAAATCAATGAGAAATACCAGATGTGTTCTAAACCTGAATACTTTGATTATGTTTCAAAGCTTTACCAAATAAGGCAGAAACAGGCTCTTTCCCAAGCAGCATATGAGGTGCTTGCGATTATTGCATATAATCAACCTATAACAAGGGCCAAGATTGAGCAAATCCGAGGTGTTAATTCTGATAGTGCAGTAACAAGACTTACGGAAAGAAACCTCATAAAAGAAGCGGGAAAGCTAGATGTACCCGGAAGACCCAGACTCTACGAAACAACCGATGAATTTTTGAGGTGTTTTGGATTTAAATCTATTAGAGATTTACCTTTGCTTGATATTGATGATTTAAACGAACTCAATCTTCAGGAGTTGGTTGAAGAATTTGATGAAGAAGGTAATAAATGA
- a CDS encoding segregation and condensation protein A has product MESSLTNACTLKLDNFEGPFDLLFHLFEKNQVDIYDIPISIITDQYLDYLYAMQQLDLEVASEFLIMAATLLHIKSRTLLPSKKEEIQEEKDPREELVRRLVEYRRYKEFTQELKEMEKKWGRVTFRLPETLDLPVREEIMEIDPQLLRQQYLALLDRNKKKMNLGAKNITKLVEHEKVSLRSKMREVVKHLIYKVSFKFSELFSFKTKSKTEVVTGFMAILELAKMKKVKIVQNQQFSDIHVISNTQNEKEDNELFNEIDENIREF; this is encoded by the coding sequence ATGGAGAGCTCCCTTACAAATGCCTGTACTCTAAAGCTTGACAATTTTGAAGGGCCATTTGATTTATTGTTCCATTTATTCGAAAAAAATCAGGTGGATATTTATGACATACCTATAAGCATTATTACAGACCAATATCTTGATTATCTATATGCCATGCAGCAGCTCGACCTAGAGGTAGCAAGCGAATTTCTGATAATGGCTGCAACCTTGCTGCATATTAAATCAAGAACTCTTCTTCCAAGCAAAAAGGAAGAAATACAGGAGGAAAAAGACCCCAGGGAAGAACTGGTCAGACGTTTGGTTGAATATAGAAGATACAAGGAATTTACACAAGAACTTAAAGAAATGGAAAAGAAGTGGGGTCGAGTTACTTTTAGACTTCCGGAAACACTTGATTTACCTGTAAGAGAAGAAATTATGGAAATAGATCCTCAGCTTTTGCGTCAGCAGTACCTGGCTTTATTGGACAGAAATAAGAAAAAGATGAATTTAGGTGCAAAAAATATTACAAAGCTTGTTGAACACGAAAAAGTTTCACTTCGGAGTAAAATGAGAGAGGTAGTAAAGCATCTGATTTATAAGGTATCCTTTAAGTTTTCAGAGCTTTTTTCCTTTAAGACTAAGTCTAAAACAGAGGTTGTAACAGGATTTATGGCAATTTTGGAACTAGCTAAGATGAAGAAGGTTAAGATTGTTCAGAATCAGCAATTTTCAGATATTCATGTAATAAGCAATACTCAGAACGAAAAGGAAGACAACGAATTATTTAATGAAATAGATGAAAATATAAGAGAATTCTAG
- a CDS encoding site-2 protease family protein, protein MLFSREYIMYKLMIIPGILLGFVLHEFAHAITADKLGDPTPRAQGRITLDPRSHIDILGFVMILLVGFGWAKPVMTNPRHYKKPRRDDILVSLAGPFMNLLVAIGFLLLLKLVAVTGFLSSNQVVLGNVADLLQFSAKINVVLFVLNLLPIPFFDGYHVIANVFNTWKYRFFTILEQYSTVIFILLALSGAFGMIIGIPASFIFNSLFKAIIF, encoded by the coding sequence ATGCTGTTTTCACGTGAATATATAATGTACAAGCTAATGATTATACCGGGTATACTTTTGGGATTTGTACTGCATGAATTTGCACATGCAATTACCGCCGACAAACTTGGTGATCCTACTCCAAGGGCTCAGGGAAGAATTACACTTGACCCTAGATCCCATATAGATATTTTGGGGTTTGTAATGATTCTTCTTGTGGGATTTGGTTGGGCAAAACCCGTTATGACAAATCCACGACACTACAAAAAGCCCAGAAGAGACGACATTCTTGTGTCCCTCGCCGGGCCTTTCATGAACTTATTGGTAGCAATCGGATTTTTATTGTTGCTAAAATTAGTAGCGGTAACGGGGTTTCTTTCGAGTAATCAGGTTGTACTTGGAAATGTAGCTGATCTTCTGCAATTTTCAGCAAAGATTAACGTTGTGCTGTTTGTGCTGAACCTCCTTCCAATACCGTTTTTTGACGGGTACCATGTTATTGCAAATGTATTCAATACATGGAAGTACAGGTTCTTCACTATACTGGAGCAATATAGCACGGTTATTTTCATTCTTCTGGCATTGAGTGGGGCTTTTGGAATGATAATAGGAATTCCTGCATCTTTTATTTTTAATTCACTCTTTAAGGCAATTATATTTTAA
- a CDS encoding D-alanyl-D-alanine carboxypeptidase family protein yields the protein MKRNSVLAFSLIIAIVTAMFPAVVSADTNEAAVEASAKYDDVAVTKLETKTNVLDLRAKSAVLMDAASGKVLTEKNSHERLAIASVTKIMTMLLVMEAIDAGRFTFDEKVSVSEYSAGMGGSQAYMEPGEVFTVTEMMNALAIHSSNDVAVALAEKVSGSEETFVTDMNNKAQALGMKDTKFMDCTGLNDDGYSTAHDVALMSRELVIKHPKVLQFTGKWHDTFRNGTFDLYNTNKLVKFYANCDGLKTGFTNKAGFNLSATTIRNNLRLISVVLGEPDSNTRFAESRKLLDYGFANYEVINLDKKGNVVGNIPVKKGNKLSVSAVYGTDTSIMVSKGQKGKVEKEVALVPGLSAPVEINQKVGEVIYKIDGKEAGRFELVAREKIEKISYGRIFSKLVVRWFSLGRA from the coding sequence GTGAAAAGAAACTCTGTTTTAGCTTTTTCTTTAATTATAGCAATAGTTACAGCCATGTTTCCGGCTGTGGTATCAGCAGATACAAATGAAGCGGCAGTTGAGGCATCTGCAAAATACGATGATGTTGCAGTAACGAAATTGGAGACCAAAACAAATGTCCTTGATTTAAGGGCTAAGTCTGCTGTACTGATGGACGCGGCTTCGGGAAAAGTTCTCACGGAAAAAAACAGCCATGAAAGACTTGCAATTGCAAGTGTAACCAAGATCATGACAATGCTGCTGGTGATGGAAGCTATTGATGCAGGGAGATTTACATTTGATGAAAAAGTCAGCGTATCTGAATATTCTGCTGGCATGGGTGGTTCTCAAGCCTACATGGAGCCGGGTGAGGTGTTTACCGTTACCGAAATGATGAATGCCCTAGCAATACATTCTTCAAATGATGTTGCAGTAGCTTTGGCTGAAAAGGTCAGCGGAAGCGAGGAAACCTTTGTAACTGATATGAATAATAAGGCACAAGCACTGGGTATGAAGGATACAAAATTCATGGATTGTACGGGGCTAAATGATGACGGCTATAGCACCGCACATGATGTGGCTTTAATGTCAAGGGAGTTGGTAATTAAACACCCCAAAGTTCTCCAATTTACTGGAAAATGGCATGATACTTTTAGAAATGGGACATTTGACCTGTATAATACTAACAAGCTTGTAAAATTTTACGCAAATTGTGACGGGCTTAAAACGGGTTTTACAAACAAAGCAGGCTTTAATCTGTCTGCTACTACAATTAGGAATAATTTGAGACTGATTTCAGTTGTGCTTGGTGAACCAGATTCAAATACAAGGTTTGCAGAGTCAAGAAAACTTTTGGATTATGGGTTTGCAAACTATGAAGTGATCAATCTGGATAAGAAGGGAAATGTTGTTGGCAATATTCCTGTAAAAAAGGGAAATAAGTTAAGTGTTAGTGCTGTATACGGTACTGATACCAGTATAATGGTTTCAAAAGGCCAGAAGGGTAAGGTGGAAAAGGAAGTAGCACTTGTTCCGGGACTTTCTGCTCCTGTGGAAATAAATCAAAAGGTTGGAGAAGTAATTTATAAAATAGATGGTAAAGAAGCAGGCAGGTTTGAGCTTGTTGCAAGGGAAAAAATAGAAAAAATATCTTACGGTAGAATTTTTTCAAAACTGGTTGTAAGGTGGTTCAGCCTAGGGAGAGCATAA
- a CDS encoding pyrimidine-nucleoside phosphorylase produces the protein MRMYEIIEKKRDGFELSLDEINFFITEYCNNSIPDYQAAALLMAIFLRGMNERETADLTNVMANSGDRIDLSSIAGIKVDKHSTGGVGDKTTLILAPIVAACGIPVAKMSGRGLGHTGGTIDKLESIPGFNTSLSTEQFIDNVKSIGISIAGQTGNLAPADKKLYALRDVTATVNNTSLIASSIMSKKLASGADRIVLDVKTGSGAFMKTFEDSVELAKTMVKIGKNTGRKTIAVVTDMDIPLGFAVGNSLEIIEVIDTLKSKGPEDLKVVSFELAARMLELSGIGNIDECRARVSNAVESGKALSKFAELIENQGGNKDVINDSTLFPQPAYKLDFICEKPGYIQFMKTDQIGIASLVLGAGRETKESKIDYSAGIMFNKKTGDRVEAGESVAVLYTNREETLLHAVSLLKEAVVISELPHERKPLILAYIDSEGNIKK, from the coding sequence ATGAGAATGTACGAAATAATTGAGAAAAAACGAGATGGCTTCGAACTTAGCTTGGATGAAATAAATTTCTTTATTACGGAATATTGTAATAATAGTATTCCTGACTATCAGGCGGCTGCACTTTTAATGGCTATTTTCCTTAGGGGTATGAATGAAAGGGAAACGGCTGATTTAACAAACGTAATGGCAAATTCAGGTGACAGGATAGATCTTTCTTCAATTGCGGGTATAAAAGTTGATAAACATAGTACAGGCGGTGTAGGTGACAAGACCACGCTGATTCTCGCACCTATTGTAGCTGCTTGCGGAATACCTGTTGCCAAAATGTCAGGAAGAGGACTTGGGCACACAGGCGGAACAATAGACAAGCTTGAGTCAATACCCGGATTTAATACAAGCCTTTCAACAGAACAGTTTATAGATAATGTAAAAAGCATAGGCATATCAATAGCCGGACAAACAGGTAATCTGGCTCCTGCTGATAAAAAACTATATGCTTTGAGAGATGTTACTGCAACTGTAAATAATACATCACTTATTGCAAGCAGTATTATGAGTAAGAAGCTTGCTTCGGGTGCCGACAGGATAGTACTGGACGTAAAAACCGGAAGCGGAGCATTTATGAAAACTTTTGAGGATTCTGTGGAACTTGCCAAAACAATGGTTAAAATAGGTAAAAACACAGGAAGAAAAACCATTGCGGTAGTTACCGACATGGACATACCACTTGGTTTTGCAGTAGGAAATTCACTCGAAATAATTGAAGTCATTGATACTCTGAAAAGTAAAGGGCCAGAGGATTTGAAAGTTGTTTCATTTGAACTGGCTGCCAGAATGCTTGAGCTTAGCGGGATAGGTAATATTGATGAGTGCAGGGCCAGAGTTTCCAACGCAGTTGAAAGCGGTAAAGCACTATCTAAATTTGCCGAGCTGATAGAAAATCAGGGAGGAAATAAAGACGTTATAAATGACAGTACTTTGTTCCCACAGCCTGCTTATAAGCTGGACTTTATATGTGAAAAGCCTGGTTATATACAATTTATGAAAACCGACCAAATAGGTATAGCTTCCCTGGTGCTTGGTGCAGGAAGAGAAACAAAGGAAAGTAAAATCGACTATAGTGCTGGTATTATGTTTAATAAAAAAACCGGAGACAGGGTCGAAGCCGGAGAGAGTGTTGCAGTGTTGTATACAAATAGGGAAGAGACGCTTTTACATGCTGTTTCCCTTTTAAAAGAAGCGGTTGTAATAAGTGAACTGCCTCATGAAAGAAAACCGCTGATTCTGGCGTATATCGACAGTGAAGGAAACATAAAAAAATAA